DNA sequence from the Jatrophihabitans sp. genome:
ACGCCCGCTACTACGACTCCGAGACAGCCCGCCGCCAAGCACTCCCAGCATGGCTGCACTTCTACAATCACCACCGAGCCCACAGCGCAATCGGAGCCCTACCGCCGATCAGCCGCCTGACCAACCTGCCTGGACATCACAGCTAGGGCATGGGCGGCGATCAGAGATGGCCAGCCCGCTGACGAGGTCATCTCATGACGGCTCGGAAGAAGTCGTCGAAGGGCGAAACGGCCGCTGAGCTGATCGCCGAGTTGCAGGACGATCAGGAATACCAGCGCAGAACCGGAGCGGCCGAGGCGGAGCGCCAGGTGCGCGTGCGGGAATTGCGCCGCGCTGAGCAGCCAATCGTGGCTGATCTGCGCGACGCCGGAGTAGAGGTCGATTCGGTCTGGGATCTGGTCAACACATCGGACCCATACCCGGCGGCGCTGCCGGTGCTGCTGAAGCATCTGCAGCAAGGGGGTTACCCCGACCGGGTGATGGAAGGCATCGCCAGCGCGCTAGCGGTGAAACCAGCCGCCTTCGCATGGGGCATCTTGCGAAAGCTCTATGTGAAAGCGCAGGGGCGGGGTGAGGAAGAAGGGTTGGCCGTCGCGCTGGCCGCATCCGCGACTGAGCAGCACCTCGATGAGCTGATCGAGCTGCTGCACGAGGACTCCCGTGGCGATACACGCATCCACTTCCTGAGCGCCATCAAACGCCTCGGCGGTCAACGAGGACGGCAGGTGCTTGAATCGCTCAGGTCCGATGCCATGTTCGGCAAGGAGGCTCGGGCCTTGCTGAAGTCGCGCGGCTGATCGTCGCGCACAGCCGCACAGCCGCACAGCCGCACAGCCGCACAGCCGCACAGCCGCACAGCCGCACAGCCGCACAGCCGCACAGCCGCACAGCCGCACAGGCGCAGCGCTGAGCCCGCGCGGCTCAGCGCTGCGCTCGGCAGCGGTCGGCAGGTCGGTCAACCCGGAGGCGGGGGTGCGCGCAGACGCCACCCGGGTCCGCTGTGTGGGCACAGTGAAGCGATTTCGGCCCGG
Encoded proteins:
- a CDS encoding integrase core domain-containing protein is translated as ARYYDSETARRQALPAWLHFYNHHRAHSAIGALPPISRLTNLPGHHS